The Gossypium hirsutum isolate 1008001.06 chromosome D03, Gossypium_hirsutum_v2.1, whole genome shotgun sequence genomic interval acgaaagctcgtaagagctgaacagaaacccataagggttaaacagaagctcaaaagGGCTGAACGGAAACTCATATAAGTTAAATAGAAGCTAgtgagagctaaacggaaagtaaaTACGAAAGTTcgtaacaaatgctgaacctcggtttacttgggtaatttgccaCATTTTTCTCCAATACCGTCAATTCACCGACTGCCGAATATACTCAAATCTCGCGTTCCAATCGTTTCgaacattcaatttaaattcgtaactttaacaatatttcactttcaacaatagatatgaataaatacataatatcattcatcaattcaatatatatatatttatttattaaaatttaaccgtacgaacttacctggcttgAATTGTAATATTTGCTGAAGTTCAAGGACTATTccgctaattttcctttttcacaaGTATCTAcaggttcttgatctaaaatataaaattactcatacATTAGCATACatttcagttccaattcatttcataattaatacagctcaatttttcaaatttacacaattaccctaaaattttataacttttacaatttaatcccttaactagttaatctatcaaatgaactagtttttctaaattaatattttatttaaatattctaggctatcataTAGCCCtttataaaatagaaatttaatacctaaccctaatactttaacttttcacaatttaatcctaaaatcaacatttaacaaaatcactttatacaATCATTATATAGCATAATTAAAGCTCAAATTCCATGTTTATTCATCTAAAACATCCTATATTCATTATGGTGACTtccaaatttttcaataaaatcaaaaactaaagcAAGACTTAGTTGgatctaattgtaaaagtctcaaaaatataaaaattacaagaaaaaggcaagaattgaactcacatgaagaaAACTATGAAACCAGCTCTTTAAGCTCTCTCTTATGGCGTTTTTAGACtgaaattttgagatgaaatgTCTAGAAATCTATTTgaccatttgttttatttttaatttcaactaaattaccattttacccttaattcattttattttattttcttttctgctTATTCCGCCTCATGCCTTTATTTTGGGCTTAATTTCTCTTTAAGTCCtcccttatttatttatcaagCCATTTAATCTCTTATTTCTTATAATTCacaagttttgtaccttttttcaatttagtcctttttaattaattaactatcgaaacgttaaaattttctaacaaaaatttaatactaccttaatgacattctgtaaatatttataaaaatatttacggctcgatttatGGAATTGAGGTCTCGATaattcattttctaaaaccacttgacctaattatttttattaaatacaaatcactaattcaaaaatctttctataaccatatttgactcgtaaataccaaataataaaatttacgagcttactcgttaaatttagtggtctcgaaccactgaaaatcgggctgttacaacttgaGTAATGTATTTGGCTTAGTTTTTCATGAACTTGATTGGAGGTCTCTGTTCGGTATACTTTATTGGAAGATTTGGAAACAAAGATGTTTGTATGTGTTCTAGGATGTTCCGTTCAGTAAAGATTCTATCCTTCACTCTTCATGGAATTGGGTTAAAGCTCTTAAGTGCACAATTGGAAGACTGGAGGATTGTACCAGAAGACAAACTAGATGTAGCCGATGGATTCCTCCTCCAACGGACACCATTAAACTAAATACTGATGGGGCTCGTGATCCGATATTGGGTTTGGCAGCTTCAGCAGTAGTGGCGAGAGATGAATTCGACAATTGGGTCCGTGGAGTAGGTAGAAATATTGGTAGGTGTGGTGTGGAGCAAGCAAAGCTTTGGGCGATCTATGATGGGCTTATTATGGCATGGGATGCCCAATGGCGACATATCTTCATGGAAACATATTTTGCACTTGCTTTTAAAGGTACCACTGACAAATTGAGAGGGTGTGTTCAGATAATTTTGGTTCTTAGAATTCAAGAGTTAGAAAGTCGTGATTGGAATGTTGTCTTCAAGTAGATCCCAAGAGAAATAAACTCTGTTGCACACTCATTGGCTGGTATGATGAAGGAAGTGTAGGTTGGTATACAGATATTTCATAGTGCCCCCTCTTTCGTTAGTCATCTTGTAAGAATAGATAGCGTATTTGCGTGTTCAAACCCACTATTTCTTGTTAGCTTTTTAATCCTTttcttgtttaaaaaaaaattcatgcaaAAGTAGGCCAACTTAGATTATAGTTTCTTTATTTATCTCTCTGTTACGCACAAAAAAGAATGCTAggtaataaaaatgaataaactattattttattgatttcttgtcattattattatcttttaaaaaaagttaatcactattttCGTCTTTATACTATATTTcatttgatgatttaatttttatattttaatttgaaataaattaaatttttattgttattttattttaaattagaggggtttaaatttcggttaaaattgaattaatcaaCCAAACTGATCTAAATTGATTAAAggttttttgaaatttcagttaaCAGTTAATTTAGTTCGAAATAgggtaattaattgaatttaataaataatattatatattatatgtattagggtattattaattcaattaattaagataattcaatcaaatgaacattatcaaaaaaaattgatatgttttatacttgttttaacaaaaaaaaatataaatttcggttGACCGACCGAAATAATCGAAATATTTTGGTTCGGTTAACgattaaatgattaaaaagtttggttaatttaattaatactaatTCAATTCGATTAATCGTTTGAACACCCTTAATCCAAATCATACACCTATGAAGTTGGGTTgggattattattttaaatgataaattaataaaaaacaattattCGATAATTATACTTTCACCTTTAAAtgaattaagaaattttgattttCACGTTGAATGCTCTTAGAAAGTTTTCGCATCAGTCCACtaacaataatttttaataatgagagtaatttaaactaaaaaataacattaataatgataaaaaatcaaattaaattataaaaaactaaaattttaaattaaatattatagtgAAATaaaactttactttttttttttgaaaagatagAGATTaaaaaacgataaaattagctctcCAAAAAGAATCTTCAAACAATTTTAATTCTAGACTTCTGTTACGAACTATCTTAACAAGGCTATCTGATATTATGTTTTCTTTCCGAAAAATATAATGAATTTTCCACAGCTTAGCCACTTTCAGGATATAATGAATTATTTTGACGAGCCCAGAATTATGATTTCAAGATATGATGACATTCACACCCTTCAAATTGTCCGTTTAAATTAAGATTATTTCAAGTCGCTTATTCAAAATAAGCTTCATTCCATCCAAAATaccttaaactttattttttttttaccttctaaacaaatgcttaaaaaaaaccttttaataaacaaattaaatttgaatcATTGTAGTCGTTAAACACAATTAATGGCCACTTTATGGCAGCATTAatgaaaaatgacaaaattagtACCCACCCCCCAATTTGCTTTTTTCACACTTCACACCCACACAAATTTCCCACAAATTTACAAATCTCATAAAtacacattaaataaaaatttctttttcctatttGTGGGCGTTTGGGAACCCAActttattagtattgttattttatagatatatatTGCTTGTATTTTTCTTCAATTACTCATCAATTTTAATTCACCCAATGTGTAGTTGGattataataacattaatataatGTCCCTACACTGATTAATTGGCTTTGGACTGTCTCTACCCCATACCATCCCTACATTTAAATACCCCTCTTTActtgtttcattcaattttaacGCTCAAATCGCATTAGTTCTATTGATATGAGCATGGTTGATAATGCAGAAAGACATGGGTTTTAGTACGCCGAAAcatattattctcctatttatgggttcaAATGAGCTATAGGTGctcttaaaatttaatatttaataatgttattaataggtcaaattgataatattgttatttgcTATCATTAAAATGATAACGTGAAACatgtttttttacaattatttataataaaattagagTCACATGAAAGTTCAAGCATAACTCTTGTCCGTTTTAATTTTAACGGGAACAACAAGAGGTAACGTATAACAATATTAACACCTTTTGAGTTAAGTAATAAAAAATTCGATATCCTTCAATATTTGTGAAtgaataaactttaaatttaattataaaatcttgtaaaatctaaattaaaccaaaatataaTGGAAAAAAAATCTCATCCATCAGTATCACCATGCAGCCTAACGTTCAGTTGACTCCCAGCAGttaaaaagcaaatataataaaattaaataaatatattcccATTAAAATACACATTCCCAGTAAAGCAAAGCTCTTCTCTTTCTCTTCCCacttcaccaaaaaaaaaatttcaccttttctttttccttgctTTTTGTGTTTTCTCGGGTGCAGAAACCCTAAAACCTTTGATCTTCACTGACCCATTTCATATCTCAACCCGACCCGATCTGGGTCCGATCCCATTTCTCCTTCTTCAAATGAAAAAACCCAGATAAAGTGTTCAAacaaaaattaggaaaaaaaagtgattttcttttttctttttggtttcatCTTGAGGGAGAAATGTATAAGAACCAGCTACAAGAGCTGGCGCAGAGGAGCTGCTTTAATCTCCCTTCCTATACGTGCATTAGGGAAGGTCCCGACCACGCGCCAAGGTTCAAAGCCACCGTTAACTTCAACGGCGAAACCTTCGAGAGCCCTCACTATTGTTCGACTCTCCGTCAAGCCGAACACTCCGCCGCTGAAGTGGCGCTCCAGTCCCTCTCTAATCGTGGACCTTCTCACTCCCTCGCCGCTCGAATCCTAGTAAGTTCTTTCTCAAACCTTCTGCTAATGGCGCCCCTTGTTCTTTATTTGTCTTTCTATGAAATTGAGCCGTGGGGTGTGATCGGTGTTAGCCTGCTCCGCCTTCGTGATCGCCGGAGGTTCAGTTCAGCTAGTCGTGGGGAATTACTAGAATGCCCTTCAATAGTTAATGAATTAGCAGAAGGCAGTGGGGTTTTCTTGGCTTTTTTTCGGATGATGGAAgcgaaaatttaattaatttttaagggAAATAAAAATGGGATTAAATCTtatgatttttcttcatttctctctctctctcatattCTGGGAAACTGCTGTATTTTGATGATAAGGGTTTTGTAGGTGTAATTAATGTTTAATCATGGGTATTTTGGTCATAAAAATGTTTCGTTTCAGGCCATCTCAATTGACTGCCCGAGGATAAAACGGTAGAGAAGgcaaaatttaatttggtatctCAATCTCTTGCAGACTTTAATTAGTTCAAGTAGGTGGCgcaacagaaaaaaaaaacccagaaaatgaaaaagaaatgtgaTATGCAAATGTCATTGTATGTTAAAAGAATGTGGTTTTTCGGGTCAGGTTTTATGGGAAGAGCGGGTTCGGTTTCGGGTTGGCAATGCTTCCTAGAGAAACAGTTAGTTTTGCTTTAGCAAATGATcaaagttattatttttaattttgtatgacTTGTTTTGTTGAGACTCGAGTGTTGCTGTATTATTAATATGAATTGCCTTTTTCGGCATAGTGAAAAGCATGTAAATACGAGCAAAATGGGGTGCTTGGACTTAGGTTGGGGGATCGTGTAGAACTACAAGGGTGAGAGGCATTGTAGTTAATTGTTTCATATGATATTCATGATAGTGGTTGATATGTTTCTCGTTGTGTTGCTTGTTTGTTTCTTGGTTAGTTCACAATTGTTAAGACTCTTCAATTTTCATGTCCTGGTAGAAGTAGTTTGTAAACTTATGATTGTGTTCATCGTGGTCATCAGTGTTGTCTAATCTATGGGCCAACTTGTGAATGTTATTATGTGAAATGAAGCTACGCACCTTCAGTGAATTGGcaatttcttgatgatttttgttgTGTTTATATCTCAATTTTCTCGAATATGCCTGTCTAGATATCTCGAGTTTTATTGGGATTGATACTGATCTGGCCTTGTTATGTTAGGATGAGACAGGAGTTTATAAGAACCTCTTACAGGAAATTGCACAAAGAGTTGGGGCTCCGTTGCCTCAGTATACAACATTTAGATCAGGTCTCGGGCACCTGCCTATTTTTACGGGAACGGTTGAATTGGCCGGAATCAGATTCACCGGGGAACCAGCCAAGAGCAAGAAACAAGCAGAAAAGAATGCAGCCATGGCAGCTTGGATGTCTCTAAAACTATGTGAGTCTGTGTCTCATTTTTCCTAGGGATAAATGTTTGTTCGAAACTGAATACCGTGTTTTATTTCCAGTGGCAAAAGAAACTGCAAGTTCTTCTTCGGAGCCAGAGAACAATGATGAGCTTGAACAGATCACGATAGCTCGGGCTTTGTTGAATTACAGAATAAAGGAAAAGATGGCTATGGCAAACTCCTCCAATGCTCCAATACTATTTACAAAGAAGTTTCCTAGTCAGAATCCTAGACCAACAAGTCCACAGCCTCCTGCTACCACCTCGAAAATCCTTCCTTTAATCTGCCCGAAGGTGGTTCCTCGAAACAGATCTATGTCAGCAACAGCAAATGAGAAGCCCGTACTGACATCATCGCAAACACCTACTCCTGAAAGCCGTGGTGTTCGTCCACAGAAATTCCCTGCAGCTGGAGCAGCGCCTTATGTTCCCATCAGACAATTAAGGACACCTTGCTGTGGCATTGCTCCACCAGTGACAATAAGAACTGCAGTGCCTGTTTTCTCTGCACCTCCGCGTCCAGCACCATCTGCAGTATCTCCTCAGCCACCGACATCAGCGGTTCCTACTCATCCCGCTCAACCAGCACAATCTGTTCTTCCTCCTCATCAACTGCCAGCGACACTCCCCTCTCAAGTGCTGCGAGCTCCTCCAGTACGAATTGCCCAAGCAGTCACCATTAGGCAAGTGGTTCCTGTATTTGCTGCTCCACCGGTACGGAAAGAAGATAAACAATCCGTTCCTCTCAGAAATGAAGATATCACAACCGCTACTGCTGCTCCCCCGCCTAACCAATCACCTACTCAAGCAGAGGAAGCAGCAAGCACAATATTGAAGAACCTGCAAGAATCTGAGACGATACAGAGTTTAGAACAACTCAAAATCTGATGGCAAGGAAGGATCGAATTCCGAATGGAAGCAATGGAGTAAGAGCTATGGTTTTGTGTTGGTATCAAAGTTTGTTTTTGTTACTTTTTGTCAACTCATATGTGAGTgttctttttcattttgttttcttaGAAAGCTAAAGCTACAGTTTCTGCAGATTAAGTTAGTCCCATATAATTGCAGTTAAAGTTAGACTATGTCTAGAGGCAAATtcttatttagtttatttataatTACCCCCCCCTCCCCGGATCTAATCCAATGCTTCTGCTCGTATTCAATTTTAAATGGTCAAATTGTGGTTTTGGTCCTtgagatttttttcttaaaaaatatattttccaaCACAAAATCTTTGCCAGCATGGTGAGGGgtcaaaattataatatcaccTCAATATTTTAACCATGATATAGAAAATTATAAATGAATGGATTTATGCTTCCGTCTTTTTCAACCAGTCTTTTACTCTTCGGAAAAGCAAGTGTCGTGTCGAAGCTACCCCGATTGGATAGTAATGGGAGTAGTGAATGATGGTTGAGTCCCCACTAAATCCATTTCCCAACATTATGAGAATCTGCTAATTTTGGGCAAAGCTCATTTGTGATATGGAAAGATAAATTGTTAAAGCAAGCAACTACATGGACGCTCAAATCTTTAATTAATCTAAGTAGTGGAAAGGAAAAGATATACATTAACATAGCTGGGGCGTTGGAAAGATATAGATATATTTGGAAAATCAGTGAATGATGTTTTCCATTCATACACAACAAAAGACCATCTTTCTCTTTTGATTCACATTGCTCTGTTTTACTGCCGACCCTTGAGTCTTTCTTGATTTTAAACTCTCTTACATCACCCTCTCCCCTCAACACTACTCTCTGTTTCCTTCACTTTGTGGGATGGTTCTGGCTTAGATTGTTGAAGTACATCAGAAGGTAAAAACTGGATTGGTGAACTATTTGTGATTTTCCACTAGTATATATCATATTTGGTTAACTTTTGAACGTAAGTTGAGTACTTGGCAATGGTTGTGCCTCAACTGTTAGCATATATGCATGTCGCATAGGACCTCACGACTTGTCCCGGTCTTTGAAAATCTGGATACTTTTATAAAACTTCAAATTGCCTTATATGTCTAATTCATCTGTTGGCAGGTTATAGCAGTTAATGGGGCGTTTCCTGGTCCTGTTGTTAAGGTCACAACTGTGAATATTAATGCTCACAATCAGTTGGACGAAAATCTTTTGATGACTTGGTAGGATTTGAGtgttgagataaaaaaaatttcttcttcCCTTGGgatattattactactattatttgtTCCAAGTCAGGTTCTGAAACTAGAGATTTTACAGGCCAGGAATTCCAAATTCATGGCAGGATGGTGTTCTTGGCACCAACTCATCCAAAAAAAGAATTTTACTTACCCATTTCTCAAGTCAAGGATCAAAATTGGGAGCTTTTTCTACTTCCCCTCCCtcctcaattttcaatttaataatcGGAATATTATAGTAATTCCTTTTCACCCTGACCATCATGTCAATATACGAGATTCTTTTTTGCAATTTAAGTCTAATAATTGACACACTCTTATTTTAGGCATTGAAAACAACTCTTGAGTCTGGTGAAGAAATTGAGATGCCGGATGGAGTTCTCATTAATAGGAAACGACCCATAATTATACCATATATAGTTGCCTAAAGTTAGCTTGACTTAAAATATAAACCTCAATTGTCAAAATTTACTCATATTTGTAATGTCTATTTCAAACTTGTTTaagtttatctatttatttttatttttatttattagttattatttatatatttttattagaattatacatttttttctttcactgcatttttaaatataaacagcTTTAACATAtgtttaacattaaaatttaatataatagattttatgtttttatatgatataaatcACATCATATataacaaaaagaagaaaataatatattataaaatttaaaataggcTGGATCAAACCgagtttaaatgtttttattttcaaattcattttttaacTTAACCTTTTTAGTCAACATTTTCAAAGAGCAAGTAGCTTTATCTTTgaataaatttagtaattaattgcctatttttattaaaatatatattcacatggatttttttttgaagaaaacatTGTTCAAACATAGAAATTTATGTAATCATTCTCTAATTGGTAAGGATTAAGGATGACGTGGAATCACAATTTCTTACAATCCCTTCTCATCATGTTggaatgatttttaaaaaaaatccaaccagagtctatttgaattaattactgatattataaaaataaagaaaacaaaattatgtGAAATAAGTAAATAGAATAATTTGAGCATAATGGATTACCAAAGTGCTGGCCAATCACTGCAATATGAAGAATGGAGAGTCCATCATGATCTCTAGTGTAATGCTTGTGAAGATTTCCTCCCATTCCTTCAATCTGTGTAGCCAAGTACTTCACCATCGACAAGTTGCCATATTCGACAGCTCTGAACAATGGGGTTTCCCCCAACTTGTTCCGATCCGCGAGTATCTCTTCCCTCTCCCGTATATAGTCTTCATGATGCAAGCCGTCAGAGAACAATACCTCCTTCATTAACAAATCGGCTGCTTCGGCTTTGGCAGTGGTGACCAGTTCATGGAGTACGGTGTTCCCATAAACTGTCTTCGCCTTCAATACCTCGCACTTCTTTGTTTGCGGCACCAACTTAACCAGGGTTTGAAGCATTGCTCCACTTCCTCAGTAAGCTGCAACGTGAAACATATGTATCTCCACAAGCCGTGATTGGGTTGAACAAGGCCTCATGGTTTTCCTTGTAAGTCGCTGCCAACCACTGATCGTGGTTTGCCAAAAGAGTTGTCGTAAGCCACTTTCAATTCATGGAATTTGCTGTTCATCTCGGATTTGGAGATCATTATTTCTTTCTCCATTCCCATTGATGAAGCTTTGatatataacttatataactaCAATCTCTCTGGCCTCAACTTTCGTACCCAACGGCATCGAGAAACCACACAACCATTTAGCATTTCAGTCTTGAAGTACACCTCTAAATTGACGCATGAAGTTCATCATTACGTGACACTAGCCCATCTGTATTATGATTTATCCAATCTTTTTGGACAAGACTAATTCAATAAAAAACGCATGGATTTAGGATGATCCAATTTTAAATTTGTCTCTACATAATTCCTCGCCCACATATAACCTGTATCCACAAAGGCTTGATCATAATTTTGAGagctaaaataacattttaaacatttatttatcatttaatgtatgttttgtgatatttatgttgattataaaattacttatcttttaaattttatttcaaatatatagtgttatatttttgaatttgtgataattatattttaatagttaaaatataatttatatatttaaattaaaaatttacaaagaattaaaattaactacttaaaatttatatttcagcTATCaaaaaattagtaataaattaaaataaataattttctcatatttttattgaAACATTGAATTTAAAtgtcatttaaatatatatatatttgcttttcAACATTATATCTAAGatcaaaattttaacttcttaaaaacaatttttaacaatagtacttcaattttaaaccaatttttttttaaaaaaaattcgggaGCAACGTAATTCTATTTATAAAAGTTTTACATAGTGTAGTAATAATTAATCCATTAATAACTAATAGGCATAATGAAAAATTTATCCCTTAATGTTTATAttctttttatcaatttgaccctTTTTCTTTTAGTTAAGTTTAACCCTTAACTTTCTATAAAGAATCAAATTTAACCATCAACCtttcaaaaaaaagtaaaattgtttttttttaaatataatagttattaaaacatttaatttttaaacatggcAAACCGCATGACAATTTATgtgtattttatgttattttttaaatttttatgaattttttatatattttttaatttttaaatatttattaacattacatataaaacaaatagttcCATATCAACATCAAATAAGATTACCACACGGGTTGCAAAACGATTTGATTTGTTTTGAAagattaataattagatttaactaaaaaaaagagagaataaatatcaaattgataaaaaatgtaaacatttaaAACTAAATTTGTCATTAAGCCCCGAAATAGTTATAGCAATTATTTCAGCAACTAATATGTGTGGATTTAAGTACGTTTAAAcgcgttttttttttaaat includes:
- the LOC107961966 gene encoding double-stranded RNA-binding protein 2 is translated as MYKNQLQELAQRSCFNLPSYTCIREGPDHAPRFKATVNFNGETFESPHYCSTLRQAEHSAAEVALQSLSNRGPSHSLAARILDETGVYKNLLQEIAQRVGAPLPQYTTFRSGLGHLPIFTGTVELAGIRFTGEPAKSKKQAEKNAAMAAWMSLKLLAKETASSSSEPENNDELEQITIARALLNYRIKEKMAMANSSNAPILFTKKFPSQNPRPTSPQPPATTSKILPLICPKVVPRNRSMSATANEKPVLTSSQTPTPESRGVRPQKFPAAGAAPYVPIRQLRTPCCGIAPPVTIRTAVPVFSAPPRPAPSAVSPQPPTSAVPTHPAQPAQSVLPPHQLPATLPSQVLRAPPVRIAQAVTIRQVVPVFAAPPVRKEDKQSVPLRNEDITTATAAPPPNQSPTQAEEAASTILKNLQESETIQSLEQLKI